A stretch of the Fusobacterium varium genome encodes the following:
- a CDS encoding sodium:proton antiporter, which translates to MKKILFLAMLFFLFSYVIINKFTLGIIVSAVYTGFALLSLKKKNTLDSVIDISFEYSKKSKVVLTIFVFVGALTASWLASGTIPGIVYFGIKFINPNLFIFFTFFITSIIAFFLGSSFGTASTIGIALMAIARSGNVDVNIVGAAIISGIYFGDRWSPLSSSANLVASLTGIDIYSNLKNMVKSMIIPYLLTSLFYMFLSRSYILSTNENSISGLILNTYNLDVRFIFIPVAAIVIFSILRINVRISMVVSIILASVVAVISQKEKIADVIKYLALGFYKFDGTSLEKIIKGGGVVSMLNAFILIIISCSLVGIFEQLNILHYIKSKIMNVKTRADLFRNTVIVSFITGMVGANQTIAVIMTENIIEKIYDEKKIKRIELAKDIENSAIVIPALIPWNIACYLPCTMLGIGSIKFIPYAAYIYLIPICAYIYYRFILKDKEI; encoded by the coding sequence ATGAAAAAAATATTGTTTCTGGCTATGCTGTTTTTTTTATTTTCATATGTTATAATAAATAAATTTACTCTTGGGATAATAGTTTCAGCAGTGTATACAGGTTTTGCTTTGCTATCATTAAAAAAGAAAAATACATTGGATTCTGTTATTGATATCTCTTTTGAGTATAGTAAAAAATCAAAAGTTGTTCTGACAATATTTGTTTTTGTAGGAGCTTTGACAGCAAGCTGGCTGGCTTCAGGAACAATTCCCGGTATTGTATATTTTGGAATAAAGTTTATAAACCCTAATCTTTTTATATTTTTTACATTTTTCATAACAAGTATAATAGCTTTTTTTCTAGGAAGTTCCTTTGGAACAGCAAGTACAATAGGTATTGCTCTTATGGCAATAGCCAGAAGTGGGAATGTAGATGTCAATATTGTAGGAGCAGCAATAATTTCAGGAATTTATTTTGGAGACAGATGGTCACCTCTTTCATCTAGTGCTAATTTAGTTGCCAGCCTTACAGGAATAGATATATATTCAAATTTAAAAAATATGGTAAAATCAATGATAATACCATATCTTTTAACAAGTTTATTTTATATGTTCCTATCTAGAAGTTATATACTTAGTACAAATGAAAATAGTATTTCAGGACTTATTTTAAATACATATAATTTGGATGTAAGATTTATCTTTATACCTGTTGCAGCAATTGTAATTTTTTCTATTTTAAGAATAAATGTAAGAATTTCTATGGTTGTAAGTATAATTTTAGCTTCAGTTGTAGCGGTAATCAGTCAAAAAGAAAAGATTGCAGATGTGATAAAATATTTAGCTTTAGGATTTTATAAATTTGATGGAACTTCTTTGGAGAAAATTATAAAAGGAGGAGGAGTTGTATCAATGCTCAATGCCTTTATTCTCATAATTATTTCCTGCTCTCTTGTTGGAATTTTTGAACAGTTAAATATACTTCATTATATAAAAAGTAAAATAATGAATGTAAAAACAAGAGCAGATTTATTTAGAAACACTGTAATTGTTAGTTTTATTACTGGAATGGTAGGAGCAAATCAGACTATAGCAGTTATAATGACTGAAAATATTATAGAAAAAATTTATGATGAAAAGAAAATAAAAAGGATAGAACTGGCAAAAGATATAGAAAATTCAGCGATAGTTATTCCTGCACTCATTCCTTGGAATATAGCATGTTATCTACCATGTACAATGCTGGGGATTGGAAGTATTAAATTTATACCTTATGCGGCTTATATATATCTGATTCCAATTTGTGCATATATATATTATAGATTTATTTTAAAGGATAAAGAAATTTAA